The Macaca fascicularis isolate 582-1 chromosome 14, T2T-MFA8v1.1 genome contains the following window.
ctctggcctgggtgacagaacaagactccatcttgattgtatgattgtatatttagaaaatatgattgcatatttagaaatagTATGATTTTATAGTTAGAAAACATACGATTGTATAATaatatgactgtatatttagaaaacaccatcgtctcagcccaaaaactccttaagctgataagcaactttagcaaagtctcaggatacaaaatcaatgtgcagaaatcacaagcatccctataccccaataatagacaaacagagagtcaaatcatgagtgaactcccattcacaattgctacaaagagaataaaatacctaggaatacaacttacaagggatgtgaaggacctcttcaaggagaactacaaaccactgcccaaggaaataagagaggacacaaacaaatggaaaaacattccatgctcatggatagaaagaatcagtattgtgaaaatggccatactgcccaaagtaatttatagattcagtgctattcccatcaagccaccattgactttcttcacaaaattagaaaaaacgactttaaatttcatatggaaccaaaaaagagcccgtatagccaagacaatcctaagcaaaaaagaacaaagctggaggcatcactctacctgacttcaaactatactacaaggctacggtaaccaaactggtaccaaaacagatacatagaccaatggaacagaacagaggcctcagaaataagaccacacacctataaccatctgatctttcacaaacctgacaaaaacaagcaatgggggaaaggattccctatttaataaatggtgttgggaaaactggctagccatatgcaggaaactgaaactggatcccttccttacaccttatacaaaaattaactcaacatggattaaagagttaaatgtaaaacctaaaaccgcaaaaaccctagaagaaaacctaggcaataccattcaggacataggtatgggcaaaaacttcatgactaaaacaccaaaagcaatggcaacaaaagccaaaattgacaaatgggatctaattaaactaaagaacctctgtacagcaaaagaaactatcatcagagtgaacaggcaacctacagaatgggagaaaatttttgcaatctatccatctgacaaagggctaatatccagaatctacaaggaatttaaacaaatttacaagagaaaaacaaccccatcaaaaagtgggtgaaggatatgagcagccacttttcaaaagaagacattcatacggccaacaaacatatgaaaaaaagctcatcatcaccggtcattagagaaatgcaaatcaaaaccacaatgagataccatctcatgccagttagaatggtgatcattaaaaagtcaggaaacagtagatgctggagaggatgtggagaaataggaaagcttttacactgttggtgggagtgtaaattagctcaaccattgtggaaagcagtgtggcaattcctcaaggatctagaaccagaaataccatttgacccagcaatcccattaccaggtatatacccaaaggattataaatcattctgctataaaggcacatgcacatatatgttctttgcagcactattcacaatagcaaagacttggaaccaacccagatgcccatcaatgatagactagataaagaaaatgtgacacatatacaccatggaatactatgcagccataaaaaagaatgagttcatgtcctttgcagggacatggatgaagctggaaaccatcattctcagcaaactaacacaggaacagaaaatcaaacaccacatgttctccctcataagtgagagttgaacgatgagaacatatgggcacagggaggggaacatcacacactggggcctattgggggttgcgggggcaaggggagggatagcattaggagaaatacctaatgtagatgacaggttgataggtgcagcaaaccaccatggcccatgtatagctatgtaagaaacctgcacattctgcatgtgtatcccagaacataaagtataataataataataataaataaattataatttttcacaGATAGGTCTTAGAGTATTTCTTACTGCTTTCTAAAAAAAGACTACATATAATTCCAAtgaatctattattttttctaccAAATTATTATAGACTGTATATTTTTCTAAGATATTTCACCCTGTTAGAATAAAACTTTTATCTCATTATagaataaactctttaaaagagAACTAACATTTATTCCTTGCTTACTGAATTCACTTTTGCAATATTTCATCATCATGATAGGTATTATGCCTAATCTACAGAGGAGAAAATTAAGGCTCAAGGTGGTTAAATAGCCTGAataaacatttccaaaagaaaGTATGCCATTAGGAGAGACGTAGAGCTGAGCGACCGAGGCCGCGAGCTAGGTGAGATGCCGGTGGCCGTGGGTCCCTACGGACAGTCCCAGCCAAGCTGCTTCGACCGCGTCAAGATGGGCTTCGTGATGGGTTGCGCCGTGGGCATGGCGGCCGGGGCGCTCTTCGGCACCTTTTCCTGTCTCAGGATCGGAATGCGGGGTCGAGAGCTGATGGGCGGCATTGGGAAAACCATGATGCAGAGTGGCGGCACGTTTGGCACATTCATGGCCATTGGGATGGGCATCCGATGCTAACCATGGTTGCCCACTACATCTATCCCTTCCCATCCATCCCAGCCCACGTACTAATAAAAGAAAGtctttgagtaaaaaaaaaaaaaaaaaaaaaaaagaaagtatgccattaataaacagaaaataataaacatataaatagtTTAGTAACCCAgagaaatgtaaactaaaaagtaataatatataattttccgCCTCTTAAATTAAGACTTTATATTGTTCAGTGTTACTGAAGTTAATGTGTGAACCAATCACCATTATGTACTGCTAATAGGATTATAATTGGTCCAACCATTCTGAAAAGTAGTTTGGTTAAACTATGTAATGCACCCACAAATATAATGATTAAGTAAGGTGATTGTTGTATGGTAGGACATTATGCTGCCAtcaaaattgtattttcaaaGATTATTAAGTTACATAGATGAATACTTACGTGATTATAGGAAAATCAGAAACAATGACCATTTTTCTGATGAAAATGAGATGAAAATTGTTTATAGTTATTAAGATTACTCTCTACAGTCTCTGCTACTGTTACcccatccagaccccaagagagggttcttggatcttgcgcAAGAAAGAATTCCAGGCAACTCCATGTGaattgaaagcaagtttattaagaaagtaaaggaataaataaaaaaaaaaaagaaaagaaaaaaagtaaaggaataaaagaatggcttcTCCAAGGGCAGAGCaaccctgagggctgctggttggctatttttatggttatttattaattatatgctaaacaaggagtgaattatttatgagttttccaggaaaggggcgGGCAATTCCGTGACTGAGGGTTCCTCCACTTTCTGgactatatagggtaacttctggaCGTCACCATGGCATTTgcaaactgtcatggcactggtgggagtgtcttttagcatgctaatgcattataattagcatatgaTTAGCAGTGCCAGGACTAGAAGTCACTTTTTTTggtcatcttggttttggtggattttggcAGGCATCTTTATCAGCCAAAATCCAGTCCTGCTGACCTCCTATCTtgtcctgtgactaagaatgcctaacctcctgagAATGCAACTCAGCAgatttcagcctcattttacccagccattattcaagatggagttgctctggttcaaatgccccTGATGCTACCATATGGTGTTTCATGTCTGCTACTATCTGCcttatctgccttttttttctttgtctatagAACAGCTTTCTCTCATTCATTATATACTTGGCCTAAATATGGAAGCCTCAGCTTTAGCTTTACACCACCTTCAGTACAAGTATCCAAAAAAGTGTCATTTTTATTTGAGTCctaattcttatttttcagaCAAAGAATCTGGAATTAGTGTGATATTTGGCAAGGGGAATGAGGGAGTGAGGAAGGTCTTATAATTTGCTGCCTACCCCAATAGGggctaaaaagaaaattcttaaagGGAAGCTGGGGAGTTTCTCCAAGAGGAGATTCTACCCTAAGGAATTCATCCTGTGAACTTAATAAAATGTatgaacatataaatattttaagaatgtcCTAGTGGTTGTATAATGTCTCCCCAAAGTTCATGTCCATcaggaacctcagaatgtgaccttaattgaaaataaggtctttgcagatatatTAATAATTGAGGCTCTTGAGATTAAATCTACTGGAATTAGAATATTCCTTAAGTTCAATGATTGGTatccttagaagaaaacacagtgaCATAGAGAGCAGAAGGCAAGGtgaggaatgccaaagattgctaGCAACCACCTGAAGCTGAGAGAGAAGCATGGCACAATTTTTCCTTCAGGGGCTCTAGAAGGAACCACCCCCGCTaataccttgattttgaactGTGGACATCCTGAATTGTAAGAAAATGAATTggttttttaagccacccagtttgtggtaatttgttatggcagccctaggaaattaataTAGATATTCACAGTATTGTTTTTTTCTGGTGTGAAAACCTGAAAATAATATAACTATCTGCCAATAAGGGATTACACAAATTATAATATATCCATACAGTGTAATACTctgtgatcatttttaaaaaatggtgatcTCTATTTATAGATTAAAGATGACAATgacatattgtttttaaaaaggttataGAACCCAGATCACTAATCTTTGGGGAATCCTGAGTCTTGGTCTGTAACGTGGAGGCAGTGCAGTCGTCAGAAAAAAGATTTTTCCTCTTGTGTTTATATAATAAATAGCTGTTTGAAAAACTTTTTTGCATGTATTAAGGCAATTGAGGAAATTTTTATGCCATTTAATGACAATAAAccataaaaatattgtatttttagctgTGGAAGAGGTCCAGGTTACTGGCAGTGAATCCATACAGGTGGGTCCATAGCAACTTCagtccttgcctcctcagaagaaagaatttgactgagggccATAAAGCAGAAAGAGAGACTGAGGCAATTTTCAGATCAGTAGTGGAAGCTTACTTAAAAGGTTTTagaataggaaagaaaggaaaatttgctTTAAAGAGACCCAAGCAGATGCCTGAAGGTCCAAGAGGAgagcaaaagaagacagaaaaaaaaaaagaaggccctTTACCTTGATCCTAGGACTTTATGGGCTCACCTCTTTCCCAAGATTCTTCCCTTTGTCATGCCCAGTGCTTTCCTTACCCTTTGGAATTGAGCACGCGCAGTGTGTTCAGGGATTTATACacatgcccatctgaggctttcttcccttttctggtggAGCATATCCACCCCCACCAAGATCATACTTCACCATTTTTGTCTCGATGTTAACAGGTGTGGACCATCTGGAAATGGCCTTTCTCTGGCACCCCTACTGCTTAGAGAGGCAATGCAATAATTGCTGAATTATCACCCGACGTTTCTAGTGGGTAGGAGGAGAGCCCTCCTCTGCCCCACTCATGCCTAACTACCTGTCAcaatattagtccattttcacacttctataaagaaatacctgagactgggtaattcataaagaaaagaggtttcattgactcacagttccacgtggctggagagacctcaggaaacttacagtcattgaagaaggtgaaggggaagcaaacttGGACcttttcacatggcagcaggaaagcgTGTGCAAGCGCAGGAagaactaccatttataaaaccgtcagatcttgaGAGAATTCActtactgtcacaagaacagcatgggggaaaccacccacATAGtccaatcgcctcccaccagTTTCCTCAACACCTGaggattgcaattcaagatgagatttgggtggggacagaaaaCCTAACCATATCAAATATAGAAGGTATCTTTTGTGAGATTTTAACAGCAATAAatcatctgcatttttaataattaatgtttagtctaaatttaaaatgcattttcaagGTCTTATACATTCATGATTTTTGACTGATGCATTTTAATTCTAAGTAAATGAAGAGTGAATGAAAAACTATACTGAAATTAGTTTGGGGTGAAGGATGAATCTGTTAAATTAATTTTGGGGAAAAGAATAACTTTATTACGTCATAACTGAACCACATCTGAAATAATATCTATTAGGTTTTAAATATCTGTACTCTTTTGAAAATTTGGAACTAGTTTAATTTGCATGAGGGCAgtctgtctgtttttcttttgtattcttttatagAGCCTTTTGTAGTAGATGATTAGTGGGTATTTGCTATTGAATGAACATAAGGCCACTGCCCTCAAGAAATGTTACTGAGGAGATGTCATAAATATCAGTTGATCAGATTTAGTGAAGAGATCTATCTACGCAAGGCAATCTGTGCTAAGTGCCAGGTGAGAGGTTAAAACGGTAGGTGGTGTAACAAGAGTGGTCATTTTGGGTAGGATGATTAACCAAAATTCACCAAATGTAGGTAGGATTTGAGTTGGGCCCTTAAAGAAGTTTCAGTAAAAGTAGAGAGGAAGAAGGGATTATCAAAATAACCGTTTCCAGATTATGTCATTTCAATAATGCCTCTTCATTCCTGAACATAGTTTGGAAACTTTCCCTTTTTGACCTttggataaataaaaaatgttcatttcgCCAAATATTTCTCTAGGGATTTCAAGACCCTATTACTTCTCTTGTTCTTCTCTGGCTCATGACTTCATCATGCTTATCTGTTTTAAATCTTTCTTGCTGTGCTCATCTTTGATCCTTCTCCAAAGCAGCATTTTAGACCTGTAAATGCTGTTTGTACTGAGTCTCCTCCTCCCCTGTAACCTCCATCTTGTTAGGCCAGAGTTTACCTAAGCCATATCTGATATGGAGCTCCCAAGTTCTTCTCTTAACTCTTTAACACTGTGTACTTGGTCTTTCTTCCAAACTTACAGTGTACTTTCCTCTTGAATTTAACATGAACATTTCCATTTTTACTGCGTCCCAATGATCAGTACAAGCTCTGCTCAGTGAATGTGGGTTCTAGCAAACTGAAGACAAAAGGCCCAGACTTCTAGATGAAATGTTTCACCATAAACCTACTTAGACTGGATGGAGGTCTTCCAGAAGCCATCTGCACAATTTCCCCCTTACCCAGGAAATATTTCTGTGTAATAttgatggtttaaaaatatttttagtaataacttaatgcaataaagtgaatatgtaatgtttattttttaaaataatgtgaaaaaaactaattttcataaattaaatattttttgaaactatTATATATATCCCAGAGAAAATAGAATGACTTAGGGCAGccacggtgggtcatgcctgtaatcccagcactttggggggccgaggtgggaggatcatttcagcttaggggttcaagaccagcctgagcaacataagaAGACCTCGCCAgtacaaaaaaaccaaaatatatataattggccaggcgcagtggctcatacctgtaatctgagcactttgggaggccaaggcgggaggattgcttgagtccagtagttcaagaccagcatgagcaacataatgagaccttgtctctacagaaaaaaattttaattagccaggagtggtggcatgtgcctgtagttgcagctacacaggaggctgaggtgggaggatcacttgagcccaggaggttgaggctgcagggagtcatgattgtgccactgaactcactgtgtgcgacagagtgagaccctgtctcaaaaaaaaaaaaaaaaaaaagaaaagaaaatagagtgacTCTTGTAGTAATAAAAATCCTGCATTCCTGTatatctttttatctttcaaaGCATAGCTTAAGTGTTATCTTCTTACTGAAGCCCATCTTGGATTCTGTCCCTCCCCCTAAGTATATTGTTTTTTTTGCACTCTTTGTTCCTATCACTCTCTTTTGCTAGTTGTTTACCTGTCTGTCTTTCCTGCTACATTTATACATACTTTTTCAGGATAGGTACCAAAGTTATtcacttgttaatttttcttctagCTCCCAACTTAGCGCCTTGCCTGtagaaaatacttaataaatgtttgtcaaattGAATTACATttgtgtttatcattttttaaagtaagacaCACTtggtttcctgttttttttttttcttctgatatcTAAATTTAAAGCTACTGGAAGGAGTCCCTTGTACTGTAATACACATTTGTATGatggttgttattattatttttttctttaagcttagCGTGAACCAGAGTACCCTATAACTTTCCTTGTTACTGGCCTGGATTAGAAGGCAAACCTTCTCCCTTGTGATAAGTGTTCTTGAGCTGGTGCAAGTACCAACACGATTCCCAGGTTGCACCTATTTtcgtttgttttttactttttatttatatcataagttatgtggggttttttttcaacttttattttaaattcaagagtacatgtgcaggttcgaTATATAGATATTAATTCTTAACAGCAAGATTGTGGAAGTTCCTATATAATATTCTATGGATCTTTCTCATATCAAATAATCTTTATATGTGTTATTTGgtcatatttattgtttttatcatattcaattatttaatttaaatataattgttcTTACCCATTTTGCTGATTAGGAAACTAAGGCTTAAGCATAAATAAGTTGGCTAAGTTCACACAGCTAGAAGGTGGTAGTAGATAGGAACACAATGATGCCTACTTTAAATTGTGGAGATGAATTTAGATGATCTCCCTATCTACTTCCAGCCCGAAGTCTCTGAAGCTCTGGGAATGTTTAACATTATTTGAACATCTGCATAATCAGTGAAATATTTGGCAAAATGAACTTGCATTGGGGAAAAGTGCTGGGTTGCTTTCAGGCTCAAACCAGTTATAGCCTTCATCTAGCTAATTTGCTGACAGTGCAAGGAGAGCTTTTCACAGTGGCAATGAAGCAATATAGATCACTTTTTCAGCTTCACTAgattttaatgcttttatttttttatctttagctCTGGGTGATGGTTTTACAGTTGTAAATACAACTGAGCTCTCAATTGTTTATCCAGTCACCTCAGGGCTTTATGTATTCAGCCAAATGTTGGAAAACCGTTTAGCTTGTGGAGCACACTGGCTCCACCTACTGTCCTATGAGAAAACACCTTCCTACCGTATCTTCATTCACAATTCTCTTAAATTGTACCCTTTTGCACATTGTGCTTTTCCCTGaactttttctcatatttttgatatttgaGTTTCCGTTTACCTCGCCGAAAGATAAACTTACCTATTAAGAAATCGTGAAATTACTATAACGTTGTCAGTCTTGCCTGTAATTTATATTATAAGGAGAATGTGTTTGGGGGTATAAAAATATCATAGTTTTCAAAACTCTAAATCTATATCAAAATAAGACTTTCCCtgtagaaaaaaagttttaaaaacattttggtaCACTATTGTGTGATGTATGAATGAATATCTCGTTTTTATTTCCAGAACAGAAACTTTTAATTGAATTTTCTGGAAGCAGTTAACCTCAAACCCAATTAAACTCTTAGtagaagtaattttattttctgtcattcatCTTTTTAATACTTTAGTT
Protein-coding sequences here:
- the LOC135967074 gene encoding reactive oxygen species modulator 1 → MPVAVGPYGQSQPSCFDRVKMGFVMGCAVGMAAGALFGTFSCLRIGMRGRELMGGIGKTMMQSGGTFGTFMAIGMGIRC